The nucleotide window TACATTTTCAAATCTGCACAGCAGCATGTTTAATACATTGCTTAAATTCTAATGTTTACCTTTTCATGCCATAGCAATAGATGTACAGATTGATGAACAAGGTCTAAAATTGTCCGTATCTTTGAAtcttagttttttatatatatatatatatatatatatatatatatatatatatatatatatatatatatatatatatatgaatgatgcTACTGTGCATATGTTTGGCCACTTAATGCTTCTGTGCATGTTATTGTGTATTCCATGCGTGCACCTGCGAATGCTTCAgctagtgtgtttgtgtggagtGGACACACTTCCTGTTCATGGCTAAAGCTCACTATTGTTCTTTGTTTGTGCTACAGTACAGGATGTTGGACCCTGGTCATATTGTTGAGTCGGTCACAGTTGAGTCGGACCCTCATGAGGCGTTGCCTATTATTTCAGTCGAAACTGGTGACGATGGCACCACACGTCGCACCGAGACCACAGTAAGTTTGACTGAGACATGCTAACTAATTTATCTTGTATATTTTGAGTTGGAAGAGTTATGATGATGTGTAATTTTCTTTTAGGTAAAGAAGGTCACAAAGACGACCACCACACGAACAGTCATTCCATCAGTCTCTGACACACTTTCCCTGGATGGCACTGGTTCAGTTACTGGGATGCCGAGTTATAATAGCCCAATGGACCGTGTGTACAGGCCACCACCTGGACCCATGGATTACCCCACCTCCACTGTCCCACGTAACTACCACTATGGACCACCAGCGGGGTATGACGATTACCGAAGCGTCCCTCCATCTGAAGCCTACACCAGCCTCAGCCGAGGGACCCGCATGGATGACCGCTACAGGTcagtattactattttatttgacATCAACTAGGGCTTAGTTGTGTTGCTTAAACTAAATATAGCCTCATAGTAGTAGTTGTTGACACTTTGGAGTAGGTCTGCACGATGTTTGAAAATATAATGTTTCGATATTTTGTTGCtcttaaacaaatacaatttcaccagattgcTTGGGATTATTCTGTAGGGGAGTCTACATATGATCTAATAAACAATCCACAAGCACAGATTTATAAGATAAAGAAGAACGTATCACTCAAATAAATAGTGTCTTATCGTTTTCCGAGTCCGTATTGACCGTATTCAGGTACAGTAgttgaattataaaaaataaaatcaattcaataaaacaaatcattataaaaaatacaaatggtACAATGTCTAATGCCCGAAATGTTCATTATACATTTATAGACTTCATAAACCTCAAACACATGCAAATTACATATTATAATACAAACTAAACATTGCATATCCCGCGATGTGACTATTACGAATGATCGCATTGCATTATCGATGCTGGAAGGATAATATATCAGCAGTCCTTTGGAGGGGTAAAGAAATGTGTGATTTGAGAAAATCAGCATTGTCTTTGATCAAATCTTAttgaacagttaaaaaaaatttagcaTACATAGTTATAGACAAGAATACCAACcaactgcattttctgttattaCCCCACCCACCCCTGGTGAAAATAATGAAACCATAAAGGGAACAAATCAGagcaaaaaattaataataatagttattttaatatatatatatatatatatatatatatatatatatatatatatatatatatatatatatatatatatatatatatatatatatatatataaaattaaaaagcattgtcttttgttgttaaaaataattagattttatgACCAAACATAGTCAATATTGATGATTATCCCAGATGCaccaaaaacatattaaaaggtaagtgatttataacagcaacaacttttctgtaatcgtagtagtgtTGTGTGTTCTTTGTTTAACCCTtcaaggtgacgtgctgactgactgacaggtgcgtgatgcgtgaggcaaGCAAACACTgcatagctttcagttatgacAAACATCGTTtcaatatttatgtaatattttatttagagatgatggtctgtggttctgcatacaatgattttatcttgctggagtttatagctattttactttacttcaggacgcattaatgccacTCTAAggctattggagacattcataaatattcctagcaaatctaaaaaATGTTGGAGACACTTGTTtgataaatgcactaaatcgcacttcagcagcgtttatttgagagcgcacaagaagatctgcgcttgagcagcgtatatttgacagcgcacaagaagttttgtgcacaaacagaggaaatcgcgCTCGagcagagattgacatgctcgtaggctattacatgaatgcgatctcgacttaatACTGCACCCATGATATTCgtcaatgaaataacgccacatgtagtGGTAGATGTGTGTAAAATGACCAACAGAGTCTGCTGCCACAGCTGAAAAAAATCCACTGCAGTGTGATAAACACTGGCTTGAATACAtgaagcataaataaaaaaagctgtagTTTATAAGCAGCCACACTTTACTGTATTAgttatattcattattaaaacacatttaatatgGTAGAAGAGTAATCCATAAAATAGCCTTTCAACTGGATTGTTTCTTGATCAAACTCTCTTTAGAGCTGGTCTCATAATTGTTTTGAGATTTTATATGCACAATTAAATCTAAAtgtgtgctttgattgaataaaGAGTCTGTGTGGTGGAGTTGGCGATTTCGGATGCAGCTTTGGTGCAATAACAGTATTGTGATGCGTACTGTAATATTTTGTTCACAATGTGGtcctgtttgtgtttgtttagaCCTGTGGATGGCTACCGCACGCTGGACTCGGCCTACCGCACCCACAGCCGCCCTCAGTTGGACCCGTATTCAGCCCAGCCGCAGGTAGGACGTATGGGCAGTGCAGTGGAGATCTCTGCCCTGCAGCGCTTCGTCCCAGAGCCCTACGGGCTGGAGGACGATCAGAGGAGCCTGGGATACGACGAACCTGATTATGGCATGGGACCGGCCATGCATTACAGCACAATGCCCCGGTTGGCACATCCACACCATGCCCCACCTCCACGCCGGACAGGGTAAGAGTGTTCATTTatgctttatttaaatatgaactcttgatttttttttttttttttgttcaccttTTTACCACACTTGATTGAtctaaacatatattttaaagaaatgcctTTAAACATGTCATAGCTTGTTACTGTTAAGGATTTTTGAGTAAATTATAAATGAAGATGGAGTTGTGATGATACTGGATTTCGGTACCAGTCGATACTGAAACTGTTAAAGATTTcgtttcccgctaacatttgagcgcccTTGAGCACGTTTTAACAGAAATTACTGTAaatggctgtgaaggtcatcagttcaccgaacttaCCACAGTCTATAAGCTTTCATATGAGCCATCTGCTGATAAATCATGgatttaaaacactccagtgtcccggTATCTGTGGTTACATTCAATAAAAAGCGGTGAGttcggtaaactgatgaccttcacggccaatcacagtcatttctgttgagcatgtgaacacaatggcaaatcagcgctgtttaaaaatgcactcaacagtgctcaaatgttagtgggaaattgaTGTTTGTAAAGGTTCTGTATTGATTGGTACGAGATTTCAGTATCGTCCAGTAAAgagtaaaataattttgtatacTAAAATAAGATTATGCTAAAAATCATTACTGAAATGATAATTAGCATAAATAAATTATCGTTATCGCAATTAAGCACTCTTCCTAAGTTGAGAAAATCTGACCTGTGGCTTTTTAGGATAATACCTGTAgattgcactgcttgatttttggGGTGCAACAGTAAAACgcataaaaaaaagaacatttgtataggataaaacattatttgaatcatttttttctgtAAGCACATATCGCATCTGAAGCGTGTGGAAAGTGCAAGGCTTGTCGCTTGCTTCAGCATTCAAAGGCTTTTGCGCTCATGCTCCTTTGTCGTTACTTGCTCAGTGatcatcaaccgttttctcagaggaagacaaactaacaaaacattgttgcagttctgatacaagttttatttattagcTGGGTACGCCTGGAATATGCACACATGTCACTCCCAATATGCGTGCAAGCCGGGCACcttcattggaaataatgaacttgcagcGTAAAAGATCTGAAATGTGAATTTCCTATTTCACGACAGCGTCACAAAGAAGTCCATGATCTAtgcaagccaaaaaaaaaaaaagtacacacaaCTACTTCTGACGTGGTAGAGCAGAACatcaaagttttatttgtttgatggcgcacacacacacacacacacacacacacacactgtagtcCATTTGTTTAGCCATAGGTCTGTTCTGGAGACAATTTATTACACCTTTactatgtgatttatttatttatttttttattcagatttacactgtaaaacatctgtgtGAATCAATTTTGAATGTGAAATCGCAATATTGTTAACTAAAATTTACCAAATTTATATCAAATTTTAACATTAAGTGACTAAAATGCAGCTCCTTTAAAAAAACTCATTCTTACAATGAATCCTTATGAAAAACAGTCAAGTTGCCaacatttctaaatttattttgaaCACAATTTCTATATTAGAGAGGACTTGAAAAGAAAAATCGTCATGTTTGCATTGCTGTTTGTTTCGCGCAGCTCGTATGAGGGCACGCTGGATGGTGATATGAGTGGTGCAGGTGACATGTTTTATTGGGGTGGTGGAGCTCCGCTGGCACAGGGCGAGAGAGGCAGCATGGCATCATTGGACAGCACCCTTCGTAAAGGCCCCGCGCCCACAGCATGGAGACAACCCGAGCTGCCTGAAGTCATTGCTATGCTCAACTACCGCCTGGACCCTGTTAAAAGCAACGCCGCAGCTTATTTGCAACATCTCACTTTCAAGAATGATAAGGTTAGTGTGCACTAGTGTCATGTTGGCAGGGTGTTAAATATCAAATGCACTTCTGTTTCAAAGCTTTGGGGTGgtcaaataatttaaattttaaattgatttttgtcaaattattgccatttaatttaagtaaattttttaatATGCAATATATTTAATAGGCGTTTTATGGGAAAgcattgtatattattttttattcacttgtgaatttttttattgttttatttgtttgcttttttatttacttttatttttttatttactatatttattgaTTTCCTTTTTACAActttgttacttttttatttatttgtttactgattaatttgcttttatttgtttactcattattttatttacgtttactcatttactttatttaattacatatttaattgtATACTTATTTATTGGTTTACTTGTTTAtctattttctttatttgttatttacctttatttgtttattatttatttactttattcatttatttatttccttatttgtttatttatttatttatttattttcttttgtttatttggttacttgtttacttattttttttgtttattatttgcctatttatttaattttacatttatttacttattgtgcTACCCACGGCGCCACCGGATTgcctatttgtttattattttttttattttattttttttatttgcttaattttttttacttatttacctttatttacatacttatttgtttacttatttgtttatctattaacttatttgtttattaatttatttactgtatttgttcaattattcaactttgtttatttgtttacttatttatttacttaatttatctatttacttttgtttatttgtttacttatttatttacctgtttacttattttttgtttattatttacttattgtgctacccactgcgccaccgcgttgcctatttgtttacttttgtacatttatttgtttacttatttatttacttttatttacttatttagtaatttactttttttggtttacctatttatttacttattgacTTTATTGACTTTTTGTTgacttatttacttttatttgcttGTTAATTCACTTACTTATTTATTgactttatttgtttactttgcttatttacttttatttatttgcttatttacttttttttttgtttgtttttaagcttTGTGATTTAACAGATGCTATAGAAatctataaaaagaaaatcaataacaGCCATACATTTTTCttcaggatttttaaaaaaaaaagttgcatttaTACTTGTCATTATACTGTTTCTTTTGcttatattttcataattttctGTTATCCTTTGGTTAGAATAGAGAAGTCACTCATGGTGTAACATGGCAGATCAATGCATTTGATGCCCCGTCTCTGTGTTTGCAGGTGAAGTCAGAAGTTAGACGACTGAAGGGAATCCCTGCCCTGGTGTCCATGCTGGATAACCCAAAGAAGGAGGTGCATTATGCTGCATGCGGAGCACTTAAGAACATCTCGTATGGCCGGGATCCAGATAACAAGATAGCCATCAAGAACTGTGACGGCATTCCTGCGCTGGTGCGGCTACTGAGGAAGACCAGAGATCAGGACCTTACAGACACTATAACAGGTACACACAaaagtatagttttgattttatttgtggTTTCAATTCAAAGGCCCTTCTACAGTTTTGTTTAGATGTGTTTATCTTCATTTGGGGAGCATTAATAAGTACTTGCGACTATGAAAAACAAACACGCGTTCTGTAGTAAATCAGAGAGACTGAGATTGTTTAGTTTCTTAATTGCCAAAGTGGTCCATTTCAATTGCTGTTATAAAAGGAGGAAAATGTGGTTgaggaaaaaatatctttaaatattgatttattgatatatatatatatatatatatatatatatatatatatatatatatatatatatatatatatatatatatatatatatatatatatttttttttttttttttttttttttttttttttttggttgtgtaACACATAAAAACTTGCACAATATAAACACCATATATGAAAAAtgttcatttgggaaataaattaAGACATGTTCATTTAGGGAGGAAATAAGTACTTGCCACTGAAAAACAAGCACTGATTCAGTAAATCAGAGAGACAGAGTTTCAGTTTCCTAGAATTAAtttcttttgttcattttattattttttttagttgctCTAGATGAAAAccagttttgtttttctttttcttttttccttctaaatttaaaatttttaaatggtTGATAAGTTTAAAATTTGGTTGTTGTATAATAACTTGTAGAACACAAACGCATctgaaaatattacattttcattattttgacATGTTTAAAACGAAATTCctgttaaattttttaatttaaactttttaattgtatatttgctttaataaatagTCTggatgcacacaaaaaaaaacctttaaaattcctgtcaaaaaataaatgaattagtttAGTCTTAAGAATatctataatctagtgtgctccgaaacagtgacaaaataatagtttagaagatgtaaaacagatataaacacttaattgcagtttgtcacttacTTTTTTCACACCACCTCAAATCTTGACCAGTCAAATGCTCTCTGGTAACTGACATGTCCTGCCCCCTTCAACACGCTTTTCACTTGATGAACTTGAGCTCAAcagctctcactggcagagcagtgGTCAGACAACACTATTGGTTTTCAAAGGGGAGAAGCTAATCTATACCCCACACTCTCTTTGTGTGGCACTTAAGACTGtcaaatttcaataaaaaatgcacatttaaaagcacTTTACAGGACCTTTAACATTGCTTTCAGGTAATTCAGACAAGATAATTTCCATCTGATAGTAACTGATAGCTTGTGCTTTTTCAGGCACGCTGTGGAACCTGTCGTCTCATGACTCGGTAAAGATGGAGATCGTGGACCATGCGCTGCACGCCCTGTCCGATGAGGTGATGGTCCCACACTCGGGTTGGGAGAGGGGGAATGAAGGCGGAGAGGAGAGCTGCAAACCCAGACACCTGGAGTGGGAGACAGCGCTCACCAACACCACCGGCTGCTTAAGGTACGTCACAATGCAACTGGTGGATGCTACCATTTAATGTCCACATGAAAATAAAGTGTATACTGTTTGTTTTGATAGCGCATTTAGTTAGCGCAGGTCAGTCTCTTTCGACaagttcctgaaggaccaccaacactgcatgtttaaGATGTCTCCTTTGTTGATCAAACCCATAACAGGTCTCAGGTCTTACCCTTTTCTGAAGTCAGCTTGATGACTGCAGCCACATTATTCTTGGCTAGGtccctcttactgttagttttcTATGACTGAAGGATGttgatgtgtaaaaaaaaatctctatccAATATTTTATTCTAGTTGGAAGTAAATAACTTTTAAAGAATAAAAGTCTTGGCAATTTCTGGTTCATGCAGACCTAAAAGGGCACCTTAATGTActtttctgtacttttactctaGTTTAAACCGACTGCTGGGGATGGGGTAGTTAAATtcatatgtcattattttatagttatttcaGCCTGTatggtataataataacaataataataacaataataaagaacAGCAAAGTTGGTCAAATTTTTACCCAAAGCGAGATATTTAATACAGCATTCAAGTTTAAAAGTCTACAAATGACTCATAGAGACTACAACAAGCTTCTTACTCTGTAATAAACACTAAAATTTACATAACCTTGCACTAGGTCAAAGTCGCTTTTGACACAAGTCATTTCCctcagtggccatctttgaaatgcctttcgggcagtatgctcgggcattatgtctgaatgtggaaacatcaaattctccaaaactgtcaAGCTTATAATTTAcaatacatatttggaatcaccaataaaattaaaccacAACGGTCTcaagtttagtttctaaacattcgaatccaacaaaatctgcattttttttttttctggtttaccTGGCTAAAGCTCATGTGCACGCGAAAGAAACAAGATCACGACAGTCAACCTCATTTATGGTCGTGTTGCACATTATCAACTTCTAGATAAGACTTTGTTAGGTcatgctgctcttctgaagttaTTCACAACTTGTCCTAAATAGCCAATcttctccagaaatgacagcgactctgtttacaagtttgtgggcgtttaaGTAGTTGCTGCTATCATGTGACGTGCGTTTGACAGGAAGGTCTGTACTCGTTTCATACCGATTATAAAACCAAAAAactgttttcaagtgtagttagTTCAtctaaaagtacagatttcaagctttatgtggatatatttcttatgtctgtgaagcaagtatttgctgacattccagtgtgtttgttgaccacaagaCCTGTCGTAAAAACACAGGTCTGGTATGAGCTTCTCCCCATAGAATTGTCaatctattcaccttattctttgcgtatcagtgggtgcagccatttgattttttttggctcaagacttccgttctcattcacttccattcatttttagagattaaaaactgctcgttttgctgttttaagtcgcaaactgatattttcttattatattattctacttggactgtatagtaatgcaaacacttgtttgtagaacaAGTACTTTGATCGTTTTCtgacatttattattcctagtcatttctcccgtaGATGACTGAATCAGGAGTTCTAAAACAACCGCAAAAACAGGGGCACGTCCGCATTTTAGAGTAAGGTCAATAGCCACCGATGATTGTCTTCTGATCTAgcaggcggggcttcattcgccacattgactgttacacttttccccatttaaaactatacgagtggcatgccttgtgtattctatagtctttgccgGGGTCTAATGTTACCTGCAACATTCACAAAGTGGTTAATGAATCAGAACACACTGGGtcaattgaccaatcagaacccACTAGGCATTTCTGAGGTCAAGGCTTCATCAAAAATGGAAGTAAACAAATGTAGTGTTTTTTAGGAGAATGTAAGTGGCTGTATTGAATAAAGATTAAATATGTGGGGGAAAAAGTGTTAAGTCATTGCACACAAACATAGTCAAGCAAGTCCAAATTGGTCGGCCATCTTCGGTTAATGCCAGATATATTTTATCAGCCTGGGAATCAAATGCTTGATTTGGGTGTTTCAGGAACACAGAGAGGCGGGTGGAGGGAAGGATTAGGATGTGTTGGGAAGGGACTGTATCATGATTCAGATTAATGAAAGGTGTTAAAAAGAGCAGGGGTGTGTCTTACTGCAAAAGAAttcctgtcaaaaaaaaaaaagtgtgtgtgaggAAGCTGGATTTGCATGTGGAAGAAAGGAGGGAAGTGCAGAGGAAATGCTGAATCATTGTAAGAGAGAGCGAGCAAGAAGGCCATAAAAGAAGCAAGACAAAGTTTGGACAAAAGCAAGAAATGTGATCTTTGAATCCATTTATTTCCCTTGAGTGCTTCTCTTTGAAAGTGTCCCTCACTTCTCCCACTCGCCTATTAGGCTTTCAGAAAGCTCTCCATTCAGTCTGAGGAACGATTTAACACCGTGATTACTTTTAAGTAGAGCTAACAGTGTCTCTCGCCTTTAACCCCCTACTTTCTCTTCCAGCGCTGAGCTTTCCAGGCGCCATCTGTGTACAGTCGGTTAATGTTTCGGGTGATGACCCGGAGCTGGACGTTTCTGTGCCTGCCAAACGTTGCTAAACATTAAACAGGCTGCGTGCTAATTAGTTGACGTGACTTGTTTTGCTCTCAGGAATGTAAGCTCGGAGAGGAGCGAGGCCAGGAGGAAGCTGAGGGAGTGCTCCGGACTGGTGGACTCTCTCATGTACATCGTCCAGTCGCAGATCAACTGCAAAGATGTGGACAACAAGGTAACGGTTGAGCTTTAACATTTGGGGCACTTTCATGCTCATTAATGACAGGGGAAGCAGGTTTGGGGAAGAGCGCAGGAGGAAGAAAGCATTGTTGGTCTTTTATGTTAGTTCATATTAAATTTTTGCAGTCTAATTAGGTTTTAAAACCAGTTCTCTCTTTTGAGAATATGTAATGCTATTATCTTTAACTCCTGTAACCTTAAAAGAAACCTGTCTTTTGAGTTTTCCACTGAAAATACTTTAcattaattgattaaaaacataagAGACTGACTACGTTCACAAATGtttgtgtaataaaatgtaattgtacacacacacaatacagccaCGCATGACTATTAAATATTGCATGGAGGTCGGGCTGGAGGGGGtctggttcggggaccacaggatttcatctcttaTTATTCGCAGACGATGTGGTTTTGTTGGCTtttatcgaacatggaccttcagcatgctctGGGGCGGTTTGCTCATCCCAGCCACGTCAAAGTAAGAGGACTTTCCTCCGGAAAAGGTGATTTGCCATCTCCAGGatagaggaaagtccttaccacAGGTttaggagttcaagtatcttgggttttgttcacaaatgagtgaaggatggaacgtgagattgacaggccgAGTGGTGCAGCGGCAGgagtaatgtggtcgatgtaccggCACGTtatggtaaagaaggagctgagccgaaagctctcgatttactggtcagtctatgttcctactctcacctatggtcataagCTTTTGGTTATAACCAAAAgcacaagatcttggatacaagcggccttatgccccattcacacggggcatcagcttcaatgcttcctattcactttgaatgggtgacataaggcgttgccgaactgcattgtggatccgtcggcgctgcCTCGAGGCGGTGCtagctgcaaaagttgggacttgctccaCTGTATGTTTTACTTGTAgttatgtgtatttgaatgtctgaaacctaaaattgtttgaaatcataaataaattgtGATTCAGGACAGGCACTGCGCAACTGTTTGTGCtctcagattttaattttagcagATGATGACGTGCGCTCTGAATGCTCTATTCATACATACATGTGATTTGTATGCGTGAAAgggttcaaataaaaaaaattaacattatacGGGGTAAATAATAACTATATAGATTTGTTACATACTATTTGAAGAAATTTTGAACGTTTTTCCATTAGACAAATGACGCTGCAAATTTAATCTTGCAGTTTAGTTAACAGGCTCTGTCTTTTCTCCCtgataatcaaaaataaatccaGTTGTTAAAGTGTTCAGTGCATTTGGAGGAACTGCTTCATTCTCCTGCAAAGCCATTAATAATTGCTGATGTTTGTATCTGTGTGCAGCTGATCGAGAACAGCGTGTGTCTGCTGAGGAATCTGTCCTATCAGGTGCATCGGGAGATCCCTGGCTGCGAGCGCTATCTGGAGTCCATTCCTGTCAATCAAGGCCCCCTCCCGTCCCAAAAGGGCGGCTGCTTCAGCTCCCGAAAGGGCAAAGGTGCGCTTCTGATTCATTTTAAAGCAGAACACGGACACCGGCTGTGCCAATTAGAAGTTAACTTGCTATCTTTGCATTCCAGTGCACAATCTCTGTGTTGTGTAAACAATGCTAATAGAGATTGTGTGTATTGCTTGTCTTTAAACCACACTATACActttaaagtctttttttaagCTTCCGAGCTTGAAATGTGCCAAATTATGTTTGTTTACACAAGACTTGGAGGAAGCATGCATGATTTtcgcacaagtgtgtgtgtgtgtgtgtgtgctctgtttGTGGGTTTGTTGCTGAATAATTGTAGGGTGGCTGGGGCACTATTGCagtaaaaaaacattgctttcCTCTCATTTTCTTCTGTATCTGTCTCCTCTGCTTCATCTCATTCCATACATCTTTTTATCCTGTAACAGACGAGTGGTTTTCCAAAGGTAAGCTTTTCTTTCCCTTTATTTCTtacctttttatatatattaaagtgaATGCTTTGCTTTTTGCTTTcataaaaattatttacatttcacCTCACTGTAACCCATTATTAACCTTATCAAAGCTCAGAAAATGGATCTGAAATGGCTGAAACTCCAGTGTTTTAGTAGGAAAGAGATGCATTTCTCATCCCATTTCACGTCTGTTTTATGAGCTGCACTACTTCGGTCAAGTTAGAAGGCCTATTAAGGGAACCAGTCACACAAACAAGGTTTTTATTGATCGCAAGGAAGTAGACATGAAATCATTAACAGGCATCACATTATGCCACTAAACTCATTTGCTGCATTTTAAAACCTGGTGCCTTCATAAGCAACACAAAAACTCTCCAAAATATATGTTTGTTCTTATGAAAATTAGGAAATGAGTGTCAAGATTAAACATTCAGTATAAAATGATTCATtgctatgtattttttattgtgtgaCTGGTCCTTTAAATATGCTTTCGTCATATAAAACATGTCACTAGTAACCACCAGAGGGTGCAGGAACACAGCATTTCTGACCAATCCATTTCTCTTTTTTACTCTTTCACTTTTAATAttaacatatacagatatttaaaCTGATTGTTAGATTCTTTTAAATGTGCACTTTCTCATCACTTTATAATGTCACATGCTCCTTTGAATCAGTCCACATCATTAAGTCGTCAGTCA belongs to Danio rerio strain Tuebingen ecotype United States chromosome 1, GRCz12tu, whole genome shotgun sequence and includes:
- the ctnnd1 gene encoding catenin delta-1 isoform X7, with the protein product MLDPGHIVESVTVESDPHEALPIISVETGDDGTTRRTETTVKKVTKTTTTRTVIPSVSDTLSLDGTGSVTGMPSYNSPMDRVYRPPPGPMDYPTSTVPRNYHYGPPAGYDDYRSVPPSEAYTSLSRGTRMDDRYRPVDGYRTLDSAYRTHSRPQLDPYSAQPQVGRMGSAVEISALQRFVPEPYGLEDDQRSLGYDEPDYGMGPAMHYSTMPRLAHPHHAPPPRRTGSYEGTLDGDMSGAGDMFYWGGGAPLAQGERGSMASLDSTLRKGPAPTAWRQPELPEVIAMLNYRLDPVKSNAAAYLQHLTFKNDKVKSEVRRLKGIPALVSMLDNPKKEVHYAACGALKNISYGRDPDNKIAIKNCDGIPALVRLLRKTRDQDLTDTITGTLWNLSSHDSVKMEIVDHALHALSDEVMVPHSGWERGNEGGEESCKPRHLEWETALTNTTGCLRNVSSERSEARRKLRECSGLVDSLMYIVQSQINCKDVDNKLIENSVCLLRNLSYQVHREIPGCERYLESIPVNQGPLPSQKGGCFSSRKGKDEWFSKGKREDDGTSDTIDIPKRTTPAKGYELLFQPEVVRVYTSLLKESKNPSVLEAAAGAVQNLCAGRWTYGRYIRATMRQEHGLPMMTELLSHGNDRVVRAMSGALRNLAIDARNRELLGKHAVPNLVANLPGGGQSQPARALSEETVVSVLSTMAEVVGSSVDAAKTLRSAQGIERLVLINKDSNRSDREVRGAGLVLQIVWGFKELRRTLEKDGWKKTDFMVNLNPPNNTRSNGGYEESTLPLIDRGGKQDREKDMIPLNDIGPDAYSTIDQRGRRNTLDDTLDRSDRDAPQGGMYGERRGSLPLLDSYDENLIVCITRREFPPPAYCPC
- the ctnnd1 gene encoding catenin delta-1 isoform X9 translates to MLDPGHIVESVTVESDPHEALPIISVETGDDGTTRRTETTVKKVTKTTTTRTVIPSVSDTLSLDGTGSVTGMPSYNSPMDRVYRPPPGPMDYPTSTVPRNYHYGPPAGYDDYRSVPPSEAYTSLSRGTRMDDRYRPVDGYRTLDSAYRTHSRPQLDPYSAQPQVGRMGSAVEISALQRFVPEPYGLEDDQRSLGYDEPDYGMGPAMHYSTMPRLAHPHHAPPPRRTGSYEGTLDGDMSGAGDMFYWGGGAPLAQGERGSMASLDSTLRKGPAPTAWRQPELPEVIAMLNYRLDPVKSNAAAYLQHLTFKNDKVKSEVRRLKGIPALVSMLDNPKKEVHYAACGALKNISYGRDPDNKIAIKNCDGIPALVRLLRKTRDQDLTDTITGTLWNLSSHDSVKMEIVDHALHALSDEVMVPHSGWERGNEGGEESCKPRHLEWETALTNTTGCLRNVSSERSEARRKLRECSGLVDSLMYIVQSQINCKDVDNKLIENSVCLLRNLSYQVHREIPGCERYLESIPVNQGPLPSQKGGCFSSRKGKDEWFSKGKREDDGTSDTIDIPKRTTPAKGYELLFQPEVVRVYTSLLKESKNPSVLEAAAGAVQNLCAGRWTYGRYIRATMRQEHGLPMMTELLSHGNDRVVRAMSGALRNLAIDARNRELLGKHAVPNLVANLPGGGQSQPARALSEETVVSVLSTMAEVVGSSVDAAKTLRSAQGIERLVLINKDSNRSDREVRGAGLVLQIVWGFKELRRTLEKDGWKKTDFMVNLNPPNNTRSNGGYEESTLPLIDRGGKQDREKDMIPLNDIGPDAYSTIDQRGRRNTLDDTLDRSDRDAPQGGMYGERRGSLPLLDSYDG